In one Candidatus Nitronereus thalassa genomic region, the following are encoded:
- a CDS encoding tetratricopeptide repeat protein gives MKQNRKLLFLLFVLLFDAILTPLFPAHSGALQDQPTKNVTKLMVEAEALLNQFQFQATLNHLDKAIQLFPKSPDLHKKRGDVLMILRQNQESLSAYRQALTLAPDFLEGHWALWALLDRLSRNPEEALQTLIQIAALDAQNPLIQLRVARKLRELRRFEESVTYFQRAVNIEPDHSAYRLYLARALFDIRKSKAALQELEWVLSHTSPNSPVGVAAQNLSQTLHGGTVDMGSRTDFFETTKNRHGEKGKDYKSWALTRERAWQFMKAGNFSEADATWRKVLTLDPEDDLAQYNLGLTLLELEKYEDAIASLQASFQKSKQPPFYPDAIFQLGQAYTKLGNWEKAIFHYQKVLDMQELKEQDFYALNFPDLKRVEAALSAARTHVTDIVQLPIITEAPPTSFQKESPREETSTPSFVPNLSQDLSEKGQTPLRVRPLSVDVVRGWFRQLLTAKAVGQDEMQAGFHEYIPLNPGDTFPPFQPRIYLVFSLTTPPAGAKQISTQWVAEQVEQEPPNTVIGTDTVLVDVNDSSGYFYLDQPEGGWPVGTYRIDLFVGEEISPYTYVADVRFRIESPNN, from the coding sequence GTGAAACAGAATCGCAAATTACTGTTCCTGCTCTTTGTCCTGCTTTTTGATGCCATACTGACACCTCTATTCCCTGCGCATTCTGGAGCACTCCAGGACCAACCCACGAAAAACGTTACAAAGTTAATGGTTGAAGCTGAAGCCTTGCTTAACCAATTTCAATTTCAAGCCACTCTGAATCACCTTGATAAGGCCATCCAGCTTTTTCCCAAGTCTCCTGATCTCCACAAAAAACGTGGCGATGTGTTGATGATTCTTCGTCAAAATCAAGAATCCCTATCGGCCTACCGCCAGGCACTCACGCTGGCTCCTGATTTTCTTGAGGGCCACTGGGCATTGTGGGCATTGTTAGATCGCCTCAGTCGCAACCCAGAGGAAGCCCTGCAAACCCTCATCCAGATTGCTGCGCTTGACGCCCAGAATCCCTTAATCCAACTTCGTGTAGCGAGGAAGCTCCGTGAGCTCCGCCGCTTTGAGGAGTCCGTCACGTATTTTCAGCGTGCGGTCAACATAGAACCCGACCATTCAGCCTATCGCCTGTATCTCGCTCGCGCTCTTTTTGACATTCGTAAATCCAAGGCAGCCCTCCAAGAATTAGAGTGGGTGTTGTCTCATACCTCTCCAAACTCACCCGTTGGGGTCGCAGCTCAAAATCTCTCACAAACCTTACACGGTGGAACGGTTGACATGGGTAGTCGTACAGATTTTTTTGAAACCACCAAAAACCGACATGGGGAAAAGGGGAAGGATTATAAGAGTTGGGCTTTAACCAGAGAGCGAGCCTGGCAGTTCATGAAAGCTGGCAATTTTTCTGAAGCCGACGCCACCTGGCGAAAGGTTCTCACCCTCGACCCGGAAGATGACTTAGCCCAATATAACCTCGGACTGACCCTTCTGGAACTCGAAAAGTATGAAGACGCGATTGCTTCTTTGCAGGCCAGCTTTCAAAAGTCGAAACAACCACCTTTCTACCCTGATGCGATCTTTCAACTTGGGCAGGCATACACCAAATTGGGGAATTGGGAAAAAGCTATTTTCCATTATCAAAAGGTGTTAGACATGCAGGAATTGAAAGAACAAGATTTTTATGCCCTGAATTTTCCTGATCTCAAAAGAGTGGAAGCCGCACTCAGCGCAGCCAGAACTCATGTTACGGACATTGTGCAATTGCCGATCATTACAGAGGCTCCACCTACTTCATTCCAGAAAGAATCACCAAGAGAGGAGACATCTACCCCAAGTTTCGTTCCAAATCTTTCACAAGACCTTTCAGAAAAAGGCCAGACTCCTCTCCGGGTTAGACCGCTCAGCGTAGATGTAGTCAGAGGATGGTTTCGGCAACTCCTCACGGCCAAAGCTGTGGGACAAGATGAGATGCAAGCAGGATTTCATGAGTATATCCCTCTCAATCCTGGAGATACCTTTCCCCCCTTCCAACCCCGTATTTATCTCGTTTTTTCATTAACCACTCCACCTGCTGGGGCCAAACAGATATCAACTCAATGGGTCGCAGAACAAGTAGAGCAAGAGCCTCCGAACACGGTGATCGGAACCGATACAGTCCTCGTGGATGTAAACGATAGCAGTGGCTATTTCTATTTAGATCAGCCCGAAGGGGGCTGGCCCGTAGGAACTTACCGCATTGATCTGTTTGTGGGAGAAGAAATCTCACCCTATACCTATGTGGCAGATGTTCGGTTTCGGATTGAATCTCCTAATAATTAA
- a CDS encoding putative iron-sulfur cluster-binding metallochaperone: MPKCCVPTHTGASPICPMNGKPTKPVGRITIEKLIKPELKPALLPHPYYFCNAPDCDTVYVSEGGDHLITKNMLTVRVGIKETEDPIPLCYCFEYERSDIQEDIRLKNDTDIEASIRQRVKAKECWCEEANPSGTCCLGEVAKAIKLAKTLKDQGLL; this comes from the coding sequence ATGCCGAAATGTTGTGTTCCTACACATACGGGAGCCTCACCCATATGCCCAATGAATGGCAAACCCACAAAACCTGTAGGGAGAATCACGATAGAGAAACTCATTAAACCAGAGCTCAAACCGGCGTTACTACCGCACCCTTACTATTTTTGTAACGCTCCGGACTGCGATACTGTGTATGTCTCAGAAGGGGGAGACCATCTGATCACCAAAAATATGCTCACAGTGCGCGTCGGGATCAAGGAAACTGAAGATCCGATTCCGCTCTGCTATTGCTTTGAGTATGAGCGCTCAGATATCCAGGAAGATATCCGTTTAAAAAACGACACTGATATCGAAGCAAGCATAAGACAACGTGTGAAAGCCAAAGAATGTTGGTGCGAGGAAGCAAATCCGAGCGGGACCTGCTGTTTAGGAGAGGTCGCAAAAGCCATAAAGCTTGCCAAAACGTTAAAGGATCAAGGTCTCCTTTAA
- the merF gene encoding mercury resistance system transport protein MerF, whose product MMNEDKLMSQQPISEAKSPRGLIITRMVGAGIAALCCFTPILVGLLAVLGLGALTGYLDFVLLPAALVFFSASLPMALRSNAQVKHPVVPSLH is encoded by the coding sequence ATGATGAACGAAGACAAACTGATGTCGCAACAGCCCATATCTGAAGCTAAGAGTCCACGTGGCTTGATCATCACAAGAATGGTTGGCGCCGGGATCGCCGCGCTATGTTGCTTCACGCCGATTCTCGTAGGGCTATTGGCTGTCTTAGGCTTAGGGGCCCTCACGGGCTATTTGGACTTCGTTCTTCTCCCGGCGGCCTTGGTTTTTTTCTCTGCCTCCTTGCCTATGGCCTTGCGAAGCAACGCTCAGGTGAAACACCCTGTTGTGCCAAGCCTTCATTAA
- a CDS encoding TlpA disulfide reductase family protein produces the protein MSPSRSKWSKNTELDYMLMRKERGLFNLGKGRHLQIPSMGLALIGLTLLVLLAPVHGANGTPWGEVRVQAPAFTLPNLKGQSVNLGDYKGQVVLLNFWATWCKDCAKEMPEFEKLYQAHKGKGLSILAIALDKEGRPAIETFLQNEHLELTYPILLDPEGLVARSYRLSWVPVTLVVGRNGKIVETVLGAKPWGSEEVMNSFQKLLGDSRDK, from the coding sequence ATGAGCCCATCAAGATCAAAATGGAGTAAGAACACCGAACTCGACTATATGCTCATGCGGAAGGAAAGAGGATTGTTTAATTTGGGAAAAGGCCGACATTTGCAGATACCCTCGATGGGATTGGCACTTATTGGCCTTACTTTACTCGTGCTTCTTGCCCCCGTTCATGGAGCAAATGGAACACCATGGGGAGAGGTGCGTGTCCAGGCCCCAGCCTTTACGCTACCAAATCTCAAAGGCCAGTCGGTCAACTTGGGCGATTATAAAGGCCAAGTGGTTCTCCTCAATTTCTGGGCCACTTGGTGCAAAGATTGTGCAAAGGAAATGCCGGAATTTGAAAAGTTGTATCAGGCGCACAAAGGGAAAGGGCTTTCTATTTTAGCCATTGCTCTTGATAAAGAAGGCCGTCCGGCTATTGAAACTTTTTTACAAAACGAACATCTTGAGTTGACTTATCCAATTCTTCTGGATCCCGAAGGACTTGTCGCCAGGAGCTATCGTCTTTCATGGGTCCCAGTTACCTTGGTAGTGGGACGAAATGGCAAGATTGTCGAAACGGTTTTGGGTGCAAAACCTTGGGGCAGCGAAGAGGTCATGAATTCATTTCAAAAATTGCTAGGAGATTCCAGGGATAAATGA
- a CDS encoding DUF302 domain-containing protein, which translates to MILSVGLAPPQEAKAQETAMKMVFGDRAIAMPLPKDRLVVRSKYPYMDTVIRIKDAIESKDILIVGNIDHQELLTLVGLKTGGMLGIEFFHPRYGKVIAKNDGSAALEMPFRIVVMEANDGSVLATYYRPSSILAPYKGCEGLGREVDGVMDDIVASITR; encoded by the coding sequence ATGATACTGAGTGTCGGTTTAGCCCCCCCACAAGAGGCAAAAGCTCAAGAAACCGCGATGAAGATGGTTTTTGGAGACCGGGCGATCGCCATGCCATTACCCAAGGATCGGCTTGTCGTTCGCTCAAAATATCCATACATGGATACGGTCATTCGCATAAAAGATGCGATTGAATCCAAGGATATCCTGATCGTTGGAAACATCGATCACCAAGAACTCCTCACGTTAGTCGGACTGAAGACGGGGGGAATGCTCGGGATTGAATTTTTTCACCCGCGATACGGAAAAGTTATTGCAAAGAACGATGGATCGGCAGCCTTGGAAATGCCGTTTCGTATCGTCGTGATGGAGGCCAATGATGGGAGCGTGTTGGCCACCTACTATCGCCCCTCTTCGATTCTTGCGCCCTACAAAGGTTGTGAAGGCTTGGGCCGTGAGGTCGATGGAGTGATGGATGATATTGTGGCCTCCATTACCCGATAA
- a CDS encoding DUF302 domain-containing protein, with protein MVRSIRQKITLFPKTTWLHAALGLVLFVGLFHGTHETVLAKDYKYSGGVIIEKQSTLPFRRAIAQVQRAIKGARFIIVGEPNYQLMQRMVGRERAGAKGFFLYRPDLGIPVFDKDPKAAMEIPLKIVIWEGSDGKGIIRYKQPSSLLANYKDLGDLGNELDQLMVKISDAGVK; from the coding sequence ATGGTCAGAAGTATCAGGCAAAAAATCACGTTATTTCCCAAAACGACGTGGCTGCATGCCGCGCTCGGCCTTGTGCTATTCGTCGGGCTGTTTCACGGAACACATGAAACGGTCTTGGCTAAAGACTATAAGTATTCCGGGGGAGTCATTATTGAAAAACAATCCACCCTTCCTTTTCGAAGAGCGATTGCGCAGGTTCAACGCGCGATTAAGGGAGCACGGTTTATTATCGTTGGAGAACCGAATTACCAACTGATGCAACGTATGGTGGGACGGGAGCGAGCTGGAGCGAAAGGATTTTTTCTGTATCGTCCGGACCTCGGTATTCCGGTTTTTGACAAAGACCCCAAAGCCGCCATGGAGATCCCCTTGAAGATCGTCATTTGGGAAGGGTCGGATGGGAAAGGAATCATCCGATACAAGCAACCATCTTCCTTACTTGCGAATTACAAAGACCTTGGGGATTTGGGCAACGAATTAGACCAGTTGATGGTGAAGATCTCTGATGCTGGAGTGAAGTAA
- a CDS encoding efflux RND transporter permease subunit: MDRQILSSNGKPVTYRGMAWLRKLPTLAIEKPMVMIPVILLMVIGGIMTYGSTVRELQPYLENPTVGIIITYPGVAAEDMEAYFARPIEQKMTVLDEMTFIRSNSQEGRTEVIVGFEYYSDMNKHKVEVQTLLSNMLNELPIDKDNTSNPWVVQVANDNVPILDLNIKREGYDEVRLREFVENTLRDRLEAVAGVQSAIPFGGKRRLILVEADRDKLAAYSLGLMDLKKALEEQHISRAAGKLRTPERDILVRADERFRDPTKLNEIPIATVNDQVVYLRDVANVKDTFSEVTSAYHFNGNPGQLIQIVKQPEASDYDVIDDIIGSQDTGIVKTIKEFMGLPTHPRPGLMDEFVKEFPGLTFEVAYNRKAFLATIIANAWHEMMLAFIMTGIVVLIFIQTLTPTFIVLVTLPAAVAASFMFFPMAGQTINTPTLMGITFVIGRLVDDSVVLIEVINRHLKFGKTPKEAAIDGSQEILLPNILSALTFMIALTPNLMLQGTMGTGFRGMTWPMIFAMVFSAFLSLTLNPMMAAYLYKSHQDGKANVIDRILKVVLLPFTKLIEGTVWLYRHVLALALDHRLIVIALAMSSMFIAYKIWPTLGWEGMPLQDTAQAVGEIEAWPGTSFQETEAIVSRVEEILLQQPEIQLVSTQIGAEPAFGTYFSGYGVRTVNRAFFKITMSNKEDRVCEFYNRWADDIFLMDSLFRPCSDLSGRDIWQIMDGVQNEVLSSVPGIRSFWLMEMGATPVNTARAPVEAVIKGPDLEELAKIGKEGLAVAQRTPGIVQPFTSWSMTMPQYHLNIDRVRAKELGLAVPQIAIQAYYALNGGMTSEFFKPEEGYRHRRLLIRYQPDQRLTMDDLKQVMLKLPDGGQIPLKEVATIELKEGTDLVYKEDLQYAMSVLGQYRGVGLRMATAGVIMGIKTSVTLPKGYTVQPKGLMLDMMDNLYRLYSALALAIFILLFLLLLQTQSWVATMAIMVDAPLQVFGAIFFLYWRGMYWSPPVVWGLTIATAAVMATGIYLLDKVEQERAEGKSVRDAIISGGTIRLIPVLMTAITFVAAFIPPMFAPPTGMDRFRPIATALIGAIISSTALSLIMVPVTYSLLDDAKEYLGKVFGARPGTARGTAMAHMEGNGDGIPSPLPGEAASLRETTGNGGSETQGVST; this comes from the coding sequence ATGGACCGACAAATTCTCTCATCTAATGGCAAGCCGGTGACGTATCGAGGCATGGCATGGCTTCGAAAGCTCCCGACTCTTGCCATTGAAAAACCCATGGTGATGATCCCGGTGATTCTCCTCATGGTCATCGGCGGCATCATGACGTATGGCAGTACAGTCCGGGAACTGCAGCCGTACCTGGAAAATCCTACGGTGGGCATCATCATCACCTATCCAGGCGTGGCCGCTGAAGATATGGAAGCCTACTTTGCCCGCCCCATTGAGCAAAAAATGACGGTCCTGGATGAGATGACCTTTATCCGATCGAACTCTCAGGAAGGTCGTACCGAGGTCATCGTCGGGTTTGAATATTACTCGGACATGAACAAACACAAGGTTGAGGTGCAAACCCTGCTCTCCAATATGCTCAATGAGCTTCCTATCGATAAGGACAACACCAGCAACCCTTGGGTGGTTCAAGTAGCCAATGACAACGTCCCAATTTTAGATCTCAACATAAAACGGGAAGGCTATGACGAGGTTCGACTGCGCGAGTTTGTGGAAAACACCTTGCGGGATCGCCTCGAAGCGGTTGCTGGAGTCCAGTCAGCCATTCCCTTTGGGGGGAAACGCCGACTCATTTTGGTTGAAGCGGATCGTGACAAGCTGGCGGCCTATTCGCTGGGATTGATGGATCTCAAAAAAGCCTTAGAAGAACAGCACATCAGTCGTGCTGCTGGGAAGCTGAGAACTCCTGAGCGCGACATCCTGGTACGAGCCGATGAACGGTTTCGTGATCCCACAAAACTCAATGAGATTCCCATTGCCACCGTCAATGACCAGGTGGTGTATCTGCGCGATGTGGCCAACGTTAAAGACACTTTCTCTGAAGTGACGAGCGCCTATCACTTTAATGGAAACCCGGGCCAATTGATCCAAATCGTCAAGCAACCGGAAGCCAGCGATTACGATGTGATCGATGACATTATCGGGTCCCAAGATACCGGGATTGTCAAAACCATCAAGGAGTTCATGGGGTTGCCCACGCATCCCCGGCCCGGGTTGATGGATGAGTTCGTAAAGGAATTTCCAGGGCTGACATTTGAAGTGGCCTACAACCGAAAAGCGTTCCTGGCTACGATCATCGCCAATGCCTGGCATGAGATGATGCTCGCCTTCATCATGACCGGCATCGTGGTTTTGATTTTCATTCAGACCCTGACCCCGACCTTTATCGTCCTTGTTACTCTTCCGGCCGCCGTCGCCGCCAGTTTCATGTTTTTCCCTATGGCCGGGCAAACGATTAACACCCCGACCTTGATGGGGATTACCTTTGTCATCGGGCGATTAGTGGATGACTCGGTAGTCCTCATCGAAGTCATCAATCGGCATTTGAAGTTTGGGAAAACGCCGAAAGAAGCAGCCATCGATGGTTCACAAGAAATCCTCCTCCCGAATATTCTCTCGGCCCTCACCTTTATGATTGCGCTCACACCCAACCTCATGCTCCAGGGCACCATGGGAACCGGATTTCGCGGCATGACCTGGCCCATGATTTTTGCCATGGTGTTTTCCGCCTTTCTGTCCCTGACCCTCAATCCGATGATGGCGGCCTACCTCTACAAGTCCCATCAAGATGGAAAAGCCAATGTAATTGACCGGATCTTGAAAGTCGTTCTCTTACCATTCACCAAACTCATCGAGGGCACGGTGTGGCTATACCGGCATGTGTTGGCATTGGCTCTCGATCACAGATTGATTGTCATCGCCCTAGCCATGAGTTCGATGTTTATCGCCTACAAAATTTGGCCGACCCTGGGATGGGAGGGGATGCCTCTTCAAGATACGGCTCAAGCCGTCGGAGAAATCGAAGCCTGGCCTGGCACCTCCTTTCAAGAAACCGAAGCCATTGTCTCCCGCGTAGAGGAAATTTTACTGCAGCAACCGGAAATCCAATTGGTCTCCACCCAGATTGGTGCAGAACCGGCCTTTGGAACATATTTTTCTGGCTATGGTGTCCGAACCGTCAATCGGGCCTTTTTCAAAATCACCATGAGCAATAAAGAAGATCGTGTCTGCGAATTCTACAATCGTTGGGCGGATGACATCTTTCTCATGGACTCGCTTTTCCGGCCTTGCTCGGATTTGAGCGGACGAGACATCTGGCAAATTATGGATGGGGTCCAGAATGAAGTGCTCTCCTCCGTACCCGGAATCCGATCTTTTTGGCTCATGGAAATGGGAGCGACACCCGTCAACACCGCTCGTGCACCTGTGGAAGCGGTTATTAAAGGACCGGATCTTGAGGAACTTGCGAAGATTGGCAAAGAGGGACTGGCCGTTGCTCAACGTACCCCAGGAATTGTCCAACCCTTTACCAGTTGGTCGATGACCATGCCGCAATATCACCTCAACATCGATCGGGTCCGCGCCAAAGAATTGGGGTTGGCCGTTCCACAAATTGCCATACAAGCATACTACGCACTGAACGGCGGCATGACATCGGAATTCTTTAAACCCGAAGAGGGATATCGCCATCGGCGGCTTCTTATTCGTTACCAACCTGATCAACGACTGACCATGGATGATCTCAAACAAGTCATGTTGAAACTTCCCGATGGAGGACAGATCCCCTTGAAGGAAGTGGCCACGATTGAACTCAAAGAGGGGACTGATCTGGTCTACAAGGAAGACCTTCAATATGCCATGAGTGTACTGGGCCAATATCGGGGAGTCGGCCTCCGAATGGCGACCGCAGGAGTCATCATGGGAATCAAGACTTCAGTCACGCTTCCCAAAGGCTATACCGTTCAACCCAAGGGATTGATGCTCGACATGATGGACAACCTCTATCGGCTTTACTCCGCGTTGGCCTTGGCCATATTTATTTTGCTGTTCCTGTTGCTCCTTCAAACCCAATCCTGGGTCGCCACCATGGCCATTATGGTCGATGCGCCCTTGCAGGTCTTTGGGGCAATTTTCTTCCTGTATTGGCGTGGCATGTATTGGTCCCCGCCGGTCGTGTGGGGTTTGACGATTGCCACCGCAGCGGTTATGGCCACCGGCATCTATTTGCTCGATAAAGTCGAGCAGGAACGGGCTGAAGGAAAATCGGTACGGGATGCGATCATCAGCGGAGGCACCATTCGGCTCATTCCGGTTTTAATGACGGCGATCACGTTTGTGGCCGCGTTCATTCCCCCCATGTTCGCGCCTCCGACGGGCATGGACCGGTTTCGACCCATTGCCACCGCGTTAATTGGAGCCATCATCAGTTCGACGGCCCTCAGCCTCATCATGGTCCCTGTCACGTATTCATTGCTGGATGATGCCAAGGAATATCTTGGGAAAGTGTTTGGGGCACGTCCCGGCACTGCAAGGGGCACAGCAATGGCCCACATGGAAGGTAATGGGGATGGAATCCCGTCGCCCTTACCCGGGGAGGCTGCTTCGCTCAGAGAAACCACGGGAAACGGCGGATCTGAAACTCAGGGGGTGTCCACATGA
- a CDS encoding efflux RND transporter periplasmic adaptor subunit encodes MNIKSRFENIRESIQFREQNDWWIKGRKIVVTGVLLFLIYYSATSVAAYLSAPRLDMTMSPLAGAVAVAIVTAEKQKIVSTVTYTGTVIPKSVVKVVPRIEGWLEEIHVDVGDVVEEGQLLIKLDDEELSAKFAEQQAHRIFTEREHQRDARLVKEGAISQSEADRSWMMFDEARAKEQRIKTLLSYTEVISPIDGLVTNRVKLINLGELVNPNTHLLDLADTRQMRVQVKVGEKDLPHIQVGTTTTVRFPSLPVPHDSIEAKVSAVFPQLDPRTRTSTVEIMVENPKGLLRADMYAIVDLVLEHKSDALTIPRQAILRIEGETVVFTTDTVVAMKQPVMLGMSSRDLVEVVEGINEGDMVITKGSRGLTDFQEVAVVSGF; translated from the coding sequence ATGAACATCAAAAGCCGGTTCGAAAATATACGGGAATCCATTCAGTTTCGGGAACAAAACGACTGGTGGATAAAGGGCCGAAAGATCGTCGTGACAGGCGTCCTGTTATTCCTGATTTATTATTCCGCCACATCGGTTGCTGCCTACCTGAGCGCCCCTCGACTTGACATGACCATGAGTCCACTCGCAGGCGCAGTGGCCGTGGCTATCGTCACCGCTGAAAAACAGAAAATCGTCTCGACCGTCACGTATACCGGGACGGTTATTCCCAAATCAGTCGTCAAAGTGGTTCCTAGAATTGAAGGGTGGCTTGAGGAAATCCATGTCGATGTCGGTGATGTGGTTGAGGAAGGACAGTTGCTCATCAAATTAGATGACGAGGAGTTATCGGCAAAGTTTGCGGAACAACAGGCGCACAGGATTTTTACGGAACGAGAACATCAACGGGACGCTCGCTTGGTAAAGGAAGGAGCGATTTCCCAATCTGAAGCCGATCGGTCCTGGATGATGTTTGACGAGGCACGCGCGAAGGAACAACGAATCAAAACACTTCTTTCCTACACCGAAGTGATTTCACCAATCGATGGTCTGGTGACCAACCGCGTAAAGCTCATCAATCTTGGAGAACTGGTGAATCCCAACACACATCTCCTTGACTTAGCGGACACACGACAGATGCGAGTCCAAGTCAAGGTTGGGGAAAAAGACCTTCCACACATACAAGTTGGAACGACAACCACTGTACGCTTCCCTTCATTGCCGGTTCCTCACGATTCCATTGAAGCGAAGGTGTCTGCCGTCTTTCCGCAACTTGATCCGCGAACCAGAACCAGCACGGTGGAGATCATGGTCGAGAATCCCAAGGGCCTCCTTCGCGCGGACATGTACGCCATTGTGGATCTGGTCCTTGAACACAAATCCGATGCCCTTACGATTCCACGTCAAGCCATCTTGCGAATCGAGGGGGAAACTGTGGTGTTCACCACCGATACGGTTGTCGCCATGAAGCAGCCTGTCATGCTTGGGATGTCCAGTCGGGACTTGGTGGAAGTGGTGGAAGGGATCAACGAAGGAGACATGGTCATTACCAAAGGGTCACGAGGGCTGACGGATTTCCAAGAGGTGGCGGTGGTATCGGGCTTTTAA
- a CDS encoding TolC family protein — MLLREKILLGVFVLFMCWSPAIPSFVFGQEPRNVKEDTSQTARTKMGLPELIRLALKQNPGLSAIRKEVEVADQGILAAKGEHFGRINLEASDFTYGPDNLPLAMKTLIVEQGRIVRDGAGEHNNNLFSFGGTISIPLYTGGRITNQVRVEELGKELAAHRVAHTRDELIFNVASVYYNILKIQDFIRATQKSKEQLLESKRVVHRRFSVGKAAKVDVLKVNTRLASVKQLLIRFLNARKVLHGVLEVLLGEKVGVSRFVVSGDLRSTSTSLTEQLSLQQVQQQALHRRPELLVVKKEVEMQEKRIRIRFAEHLPNISVKGQAQGVTGDNSKLFAQQFAGVFFSIPLFAGGTIDAKVSQERLRFTKLQHTFTQLTLTITQEVQAAYLNMLEAEQRIAAAQAALDEGKEVLRIEALKVREGKSIIENLLDAQTAQLQAEQNFSAAVADYQIQLMALKKAIGQIEV, encoded by the coding sequence ATGCTTTTGCGAGAAAAAATATTGCTGGGGGTGTTTGTTCTCTTCATGTGTTGGTCTCCAGCGATTCCTTCCTTTGTCTTTGGCCAGGAACCGCGAAATGTAAAGGAAGACACTTCACAGACTGCCCGTACCAAGATGGGATTACCCGAACTCATTAGACTTGCTCTTAAACAAAACCCGGGACTCAGCGCGATCAGGAAAGAAGTGGAAGTCGCAGACCAAGGAATTCTCGCTGCGAAAGGGGAACATTTTGGTCGAATTAATTTAGAGGCCTCCGATTTCACGTATGGCCCGGATAATCTCCCACTTGCTATGAAAACGTTGATTGTCGAACAGGGACGAATCGTTCGTGATGGAGCGGGAGAACACAATAACAACTTATTCAGCTTTGGCGGAACCATCTCCATCCCCCTTTACACGGGGGGCCGGATCACCAATCAAGTGAGGGTGGAAGAGCTTGGGAAAGAGCTCGCGGCCCACCGCGTAGCGCACACTCGCGATGAACTCATCTTTAACGTCGCCAGTGTGTATTACAACATTTTGAAAATTCAAGACTTCATACGCGCCACACAAAAATCCAAAGAACAATTACTGGAGTCGAAGAGAGTGGTCCACCGCCGTTTTTCCGTTGGGAAAGCAGCCAAGGTGGACGTGCTGAAAGTCAACACGCGGCTGGCTTCCGTGAAACAACTCTTGATCCGATTTCTGAATGCCCGGAAGGTCCTCCATGGTGTGCTTGAAGTTCTGCTTGGCGAAAAGGTTGGTGTATCCCGCTTCGTCGTGTCCGGAGATCTTCGGTCAACTTCCACCTCCCTCACTGAGCAATTGTCCCTGCAACAAGTCCAACAGCAAGCGCTTCATCGGCGTCCCGAGTTGCTCGTGGTCAAAAAAGAAGTCGAGATGCAGGAGAAACGAATACGCATTCGCTTTGCGGAACACCTGCCCAATATCAGTGTCAAAGGCCAAGCCCAAGGGGTGACCGGAGATAATTCCAAACTGTTTGCGCAACAATTTGCCGGGGTCTTTTTTTCGATCCCACTCTTCGCGGGTGGAACTATTGATGCCAAAGTCTCACAGGAACGGCTCCGCTTCACCAAGCTCCAACATACCTTCACTCAACTCACACTCACCATCACACAAGAAGTGCAGGCGGCCTATTTAAATATGCTTGAAGCAGAACAACGAATTGCTGCTGCCCAGGCCGCCTTAGATGAAGGTAAGGAAGTTCTCCGGATCGAAGCGCTGAAAGTTCGGGAAGGGAAAAGCATCATCGAAAATTTGCTTGATGCCCAGACGGCCCAACTCCAGGCAGAGCAGAATTTCTCTGCCGCGGTGGCGGATTATCAGATTCAGCTCATGGCGTTAAAGAAGGCCATTGGGCAAATAGAGGTATAG